The genome window CCCTTTTTTGGTCAGCTTGAGCTTGCTTTTCTCTATGTCTGTAGAACACATCTCCGGTTTGAATCATTGCTATGATGGTCAGAATCTCATCGCTACAACCAAGATCTACACTAGCAAGGAGCATTTTCGATAAGGGAGGATCCATCGGAAATTCTGCCATTTTCCTACCCAATTTTGTGAGAAGCCCCTCTTCATCCAGAGCTCCAAGACTATACAACTGTTCCATGGCAGAGATTAGAGCTTGAGGAGAAGGAGGGTCCATAAAATCAAACGATAGTAGATCGTTTATGCCCATTGCTTTCATGTTCAGAGTGGTGACTCCGAGATTCGTCCTCTGAATTTCAGGTATAGAGGTGGGGGACATCTCATTGTGAAAAGCACTCTCTGTGTACAGGCGGTAACACTTACCTGGTCCGGTCCGTCCTGCACGTCCAGCTCGTTGCTTTGCCGATGCTTGCGAGATTGGCGTTATGACCAGTGAATCAAGCCCCTGCTTAGGATTGTAAACGTTTTGCTTTGCAAATCCAGAGTCAATGACATAATAAATCCCATCAATTGTCAGAGAAGCTTCAGCAATATTGGTTGCAACTACCACTTTCCTCTTCCCGGGAGGAGCAGGATCAAAGATTCTGGACTGCTCCTCAATGGGCAAACTTCCGTGGGCTGGTAAAGTGATTAGCTCAGGTACATTCTTGCCCAACCCTTTCATCCTCTCTGTAAGAGACTGGCATGCATGATCGATCTCATCTTTACCGGTCAAAAAGACAAGGATGTCTCCTTCAGGTTCTGTCAAATGAATCTGCAGGACTGTGATCAGGGCTGCATCTAAGTAGTCAATTTCTGGTTGTTTGGCATACAGTATCTCTACAGGAaaagttcttccagggatggtGAATATATTGCAACTAAAGAAATAACCTGAAAATTTCTCAGCATCCAGTGTGGCAGATGTGATGATCAAACGAAGGTCCGGACGTCTTTTCACTAGCCTTTTGAGTAGCCCGAAGAGAATATCTGTGTGTAGGGTCCTCTCATGCGCTTCATCAAGCATTATAATGGAGTATTGAGATAAATTTTCATCAATAAGAATCTCTGTTAAAAGCATACCGTCAGTCATGTACTTTATAACAGTGTCCGGACCGGTATGATCCTCAAATCGAATGGCATACCCAACTTCCTCCCCTAAACGACAACCAAATTCTTCAGCCACTCTCTCAGCCACAGACTTTGCAGCCACCCTACGAGGTTGAGTACATCCAATTTTACCACTGGTTGTGTAACCTGCTTCAGCAAGGTACTGTGTCGCTTGAGTTGTCTTGCCTGAACCTGTCTCACCAATAACAACCAGAACCTGATTGTCATGCACTGCTTGTACCAGTTCATTCTTCAATTTGTAAATGGGTAAGCTCTTCCTCTGGTCTTGTATGGACAGCTTTGACCTCTGCCCAAAAGTGAGAGCTGCAGCACAGGCATCTTTCTTCGCTTCAGGTGATTTGTATGCAAATAAACCAAGATCCCTCAGCTCCTGTGCTAGATGCCTCTCACCTGACTCGGGCATCGGATCTTCCCACGGTCTGTTAAGATCTTTCGGGATAGAATCTAGGATGGCCCTCTGCTGCTGCTCCCTCACTTCTCTCCTCTCCTTGACAAGAGCAGACTGAAGGGCTGCTGCACGACTCAGTGATCCCGCAGGATTTTTGAATACCTTAACAGGTGACATGTCCACAGAATATTGGGTTTGGCCGTTTAAAAAGGGTGGTTCATCCTCGTTCAACTCGATTTCCAGCTCTTTCTCAGCAACTTCCTTCTCGTAGAGGAGGCCATCTGTTTCATCATTGAACATGAGATGCTCCTTTACACTTAAAACACCAGAGGCGATCATCTGCTGCGCCTCCCACCTCTCGGGTGAAGTCATTCTCTTCAAGGGTCGGCATGATGGATGAGGAGCATCATCATCGTCAATAATTTTGATCCCAGAAATCCCAGTCCTTGAAGTAGGCCTCCTGTTATTCAATCTTGAAGGAGTTGCCATATCATCCTCCTCCAAGCTGCTCTTCTTCAGAGGCAGCAGATCTTCACCTGTAGTCTGATCAACATCTTTCATGGATAAACTCAACCTGTGATTCGCAATGGAAATCACCTTGACATACACCTCCTGATCCCGCTTGACGAAATCCTTGGTATTTGTGATCCT of Daucus carota subsp. sativus chromosome 3, DH1 v3.0, whole genome shotgun sequence contains these proteins:
- the LOC108214990 gene encoding probable pre-mRNA-splicing factor ATP-dependent RNA helicase DEAH5, whose translation is MASELNCSLLEKLDYLSLLSKVSTELETYFGVSDRVLAEFVTELGRGCSNVDVFDAKLKENGADLPYYLVRTLLTNIHAILPAQEVGLVDKDRFRGRDGGDERRRGREERGGEDDSAADRNRRDECDQHVDSRTCEPELYRVYKGRVKRVMDTGCFVQLNSEFRGKEGLVHVSQMATRRITNTKDFVKRDQEVYVKVISIANHRLSLSMKDVDQTTGEDLLPLKKSSLEEDDMATPSRLNNRRPTSRTGISGIKIIDDDDAPHPSCRPLKRMTSPERWEAQQMIASGVLSVKEHLMFNDETDGLLYEKEVAEKELEIELNEDEPPFLNGQTQYSVDMSPVKVFKNPAGSLSRAAALQSALVKERREVREQQQRAILDSIPKDLNRPWEDPMPESGERHLAQELRDLGLFAYKSPEAKKDACAAALTFGQRSKLSIQDQRKSLPIYKLKNELVQAVHDNQVLVVIGETGSGKTTQATQYLAEAGYTTSGKIGCTQPRRVAAKSVAERVAEEFGCRLGEEVGYAIRFEDHTGPDTVIKYMTDGMLLTEILIDENLSQYSIIMLDEAHERTLHTDILFGLLKRLVKRRPDLRLIITSATLDAEKFSGYFFSCNIFTIPGRTFPVEILYAKQPEIDYLDAALITVLQIHLTEPEGDILVFLTGKDEIDHACQSLTERMKGLGKNVPELITLPAHGSLPIEEQSRIFDPAPPGKRKVVVATNIAEASLTIDGIYYVIDSGFAKQNVYNPKQGLDSLVITPISQASAKQRAGRAGRTGPGKCYRLYTESAFHNEMSPTSIPEIQRTNLGVTTLNMKAMGINDLLSFDFMDPPSPQALISAMEQLYSLGALDEEGLLTKLGRKMAEFPMDPPLSKMLLASVDLGCSDEILTIIAMIQTGDVFYRHREKQAQADQKRAKFFQPEGDHLTLLAVYEAWKAKGYSRPWCSENFVLYKSLDMARDVQGQLLSLMDRYKLDIVSAGKNYSKIRKAIAAGFFFHAAKKDQQGGYRTLVENQSVYIHPSSALFQRQPDWVIYNELVLTTKVYMRGVTVVDPKWLVELAPRFFKVADPSKMSKRKREERIEPLYDRYHEPNSWRLSKRRA